The genomic DNA GGCGCCTTCAAAAGCGCCCGCAGCATAGCCAAACAGTTCACTTTCAGCCACGTTGTCGGGCAGTGCGGCACAATTTAGCACTAGAAACGGCTTATCTTTGCGTAAACTGTGTTGATGACAAGCTTTAGCGAGCAGTTCTTTGCCGGTTCCTGTCTCACCCGTAATGAGCAGTGGCGCGTCTAGCCCAGACATACGTTTAGCTTGGCGAATGACTCGCTTCATACCTTGGCTTTCAGCGATTAACATTTCAAACTGCCCAGTTTGCTTATGATAAGCGGTCATTTGTCGACCTAGCCGCTCAGGGGACTTAAAGGTGATGACACCACCCGCAAATAATGGCTCACCTTCGGTTTGATCAATGTGTACTGGGTAGACATCGGCCAGAAACGTTCGGCCTTTTAACTGAACATTGGCGGCATCGGAGGTGGTTTCTGGGTGATTCAACCATTTGTTAAAGTTAAACCCCTTTACCCAGGTTTTTAGTAATTTTCCGCGCACTTCTTCATGGGATGCATTGAGTATATCAAGCGCTGCATCATTGGCTAACACCACATAGCCTTTAGAATCTATCGAAATAACTGGCTCAGGCAAGGTTTCGAGCAGGGTTTGCATTTCTTTTTGCTCGCGCTCAAGCGGCATGTATGGCACTAGAGAAACATCATGAACACCCGGAATCATTCGCATTTCAGGCATTAAATGCTGAAACTCTTCAAACTCTAAATTTGGGAAATTCAAATAGATTTCACCACTGGGATCAATCTCAATGCCACGCAAATCGATTTCATGGTTCACTAAAATATCGAGAATCTCGGCGCAGATACCGAGCCGGGAATTACACTTTATATATAGGCGCATGTCAGCTCTCTCAGGCTACAATATGGATCAATGCAACGGCTTTGCTGCTCAATCTTTTGTAATTATTTATGTGCAGACACGAAAGTTGCCTGAAAGCGCTTTTTTTGTCAATTAATATTTACAACTATTCAGTCCCAAGCAGCTGATCTGTCTTAGCCGCGCAAATAAAGTCGTTTTTATGTAATCCGTTAATCGCATGTGTCCACCAGCGAACCGTTACTTTGCCCCATTCTGTCACTATTTCAGGATGGTGGCCTTCGTTCTCAGCTAATTCTCCAACTTGATTGGTAAAGGCTAAGGCTTGGCGAAAGTTTTTAAACTTATACTGACGCTCTAATTGCAGCACGCCGTCAATAACCGCCGGTGCCCAATCTGGAATCTCACGCATCAATGTCGCTAATTCTTCATCACTGACTTTCGGAGCATCAGCTTGGCACGCTTCACACTGTTGATTGGCTAATGTCATATTTTTATCCTTAATTTTGAAGAGATTTCGGTTCGAAACGAGGCGGCAGCATGGGCAATTTCTGAGCCTCGTGCACCGCTTTCATGATGTCTGTTTTGGCAATATCAA from Reinekea marina includes the following:
- a CDS encoding 4a-hydroxytetrahydrobiopterin dehydratase; this encodes MTLANQQCEACQADAPKVSDEELATLMREIPDWAPAVIDGVLQLERQYKFKNFRQALAFTNQVGELAENEGHHPEIVTEWGKVTVRWWTHAINGLHKNDFICAAKTDQLLGTE
- the tyrR gene encoding transcriptional regulator TyrR; amino-acid sequence: MRLYIKCNSRLGICAEILDILVNHEIDLRGIEIDPSGEIYLNFPNLEFEEFQHLMPEMRMIPGVHDVSLVPYMPLEREQKEMQTLLETLPEPVISIDSKGYVVLANDAALDILNASHEEVRGKLLKTWVKGFNFNKWLNHPETTSDAANVQLKGRTFLADVYPVHIDQTEGEPLFAGGVITFKSPERLGRQMTAYHKQTGQFEMLIAESQGMKRVIRQAKRMSGLDAPLLITGETGTGKELLAKACHQHSLRKDKPFLVLNCAALPDNVAESELFGYAAGAFEGATSEKKGIVELAEGGTVFLDEIGDMSELLQSKFLRLLQDGSYRRVGDEAEYTADVRIICATQADLLDLCQSGKFREDLFYRLNVLSLHIPALRERKSDIMPMAERFIARFAEPQRQRIKMSQACQNAISQYPWPGNVRQMENALLRAVSLTEGDTLEPEHLQLPSFTNGWGYVDENFEGSLDEAMKRFESELLKRLYPAYPSSRQLGKKLGVSHTAIANKLREYRIGKHAS